A single Carnobacterium alterfunditum DSM 5972 DNA region contains:
- a CDS encoding ISNCY family transposase produces MGVHLTMFEEQKYKIIKKISNGQVSKTRAEVELALSRRQINRLIQVYQTKGKSGFIHGNQNRKPSTGLSTETKKKIIALYNKKYEAFNLTHFTEKLIEVEKIQVSYTTVRNLLHEKNLLSPRAFRQTKRKKRKELQEKEQHKQVLTKKECQVLNELDYVDTLKAHPSRSRKKYCGEQLQMDASSHDWFKNGTYAHLHAAIDDATGLVVGAYFDKEETLDAYYEVMEQFLTNYGIPYEILTDNRTVFIYKQEKHPSEEKDTFTQFGYACHTLGINLRTTSIPQAKGKIERLWNTLQDRLLHEMALCSIQSIDEANLFLTHYIPTYNAKFALQLKDSKSAFEKLPKTVILNHILARFSQRIIQKGHGVKYQNKLYRLHDQNQQVLLTPKTSVLIIHTKGNELYASVDNSVFSLQEILLHEEVSKELDAPVRAKKTQLIIPSLSHPWRKPSYDRYLRNKKQKEALKKGTLV; encoded by the coding sequence ATGGGAGTTCACCTAACAATGTTTGAAGAACAGAAATATAAGATCATAAAAAAAATAAGCAATGGACAAGTTTCCAAAACTCGTGCAGAAGTCGAGTTAGCTCTATCTCGCAGACAAATTAATCGATTAATCCAAGTCTATCAGACAAAAGGAAAAAGCGGCTTTATACATGGGAATCAAAATCGGAAACCTTCTACTGGTTTATCAACTGAAACTAAGAAAAAAATTATTGCTCTTTATAACAAAAAATATGAAGCGTTCAACCTTACACATTTTACTGAGAAACTAATTGAAGTAGAAAAGATCCAAGTCTCATACACAACCGTACGGAACTTATTGCATGAAAAAAATCTTTTATCCCCACGTGCTTTTCGACAAACAAAAAGAAAAAAGCGTAAAGAATTGCAAGAAAAGGAACAACATAAGCAGGTACTAACTAAAAAAGAGTGTCAGGTATTAAATGAATTGGATTATGTAGATACACTGAAGGCTCACCCAAGTCGTTCTCGCAAGAAATACTGTGGCGAACAGCTTCAAATGGACGCTTCCTCTCATGATTGGTTTAAAAACGGGACATACGCTCATTTACACGCCGCAATCGATGACGCAACAGGGCTTGTAGTAGGAGCCTATTTTGATAAGGAGGAAACGCTGGACGCCTATTATGAAGTAATGGAGCAATTTTTAACCAACTATGGTATTCCTTACGAAATTTTAACAGATAACCGTACGGTTTTTATCTATAAACAAGAAAAGCACCCCTCTGAAGAAAAGGATACTTTTACACAATTTGGATATGCCTGCCACACTTTAGGGATAAACTTACGTACAACTAGTATCCCTCAAGCAAAAGGGAAAATCGAACGACTTTGGAATACACTCCAAGATCGTCTCCTTCATGAAATGGCCTTATGTTCTATCCAATCAATCGATGAAGCAAATCTATTTTTGACGCATTACATTCCTACATATAATGCCAAATTTGCTTTACAGCTAAAGGATAGCAAAAGTGCTTTTGAAAAGCTACCAAAAACAGTCATTTTGAATCATATACTCGCTCGATTTTCACAACGAATTATCCAAAAAGGTCATGGTGTGAAGTATCAAAATAAGCTTTATCGTTTGCATGATCAAAACCAGCAGGTTTTACTTACTCCAAAAACAAGCGTCTTGATTATCCATACAAAGGGAAATGAATTATACGCTAGCGTTGATAATTCGGTGTTTTCCTTACAAGAGATTTTATTACATGAAGAAGTATCGAAAGAATTAGATGCGCCTGTGAGAGCGAAAAAAACTCAGCTAATCATACCCTCCCTGTCTCATCCTTGGAGGAAACCTTCTTATGATCGTTATCTTAGAAATAAAAAACAAAAAGAAGCCTTAAAAAAGGGTACTTTAGTCTAA
- the groL gene encoding chaperonin GroEL (60 kDa chaperone family; promotes refolding of misfolded polypeptides especially under stressful conditions; forms two stacked rings of heptamers to form a barrel-shaped 14mer; ends can be capped by GroES; misfolded proteins enter the barrel where they are refolded when GroES binds), with product MAKDIKFSEDARASMLRGVDILADIVKVTLGPKGRNVVLEKSYGSPLITNDGVTIAKEIELEDHFENMGAQLVSEVASKTNDIAGDGTTTATVLTQAIVREGLKNVTAGANPVGIRRGIELATKVAVEELFAISKQVDSKESIAQIAAISSGNTETGELIAEAMERVGTDGVITIEESKGIETELSVVEGMQFDRGYLSQYMVTDNDKMEANLENPYILITDKKISNIQEILPLLEQILQQGRPLLVIADDVDGEALPTLVLNKLRGTFNVVAVKAPGFGDRRKAMLEDIAIVTGGTVITEDLGLELKDTTIEQLGHASKVVVTKDATTIVEGAGSTETISHRVSLLKAQAAETTSEFDKEKLQERLAKLSGGVAVIKVGAATETELKELKLRIEDALNAARAAIEEGIVSGGGTALINVQRKVSEIEATGDEATGVKIVLRALEEPVRQIVTNAGLEGSVIVEKLKGVDLGVGYNAATNEWVNMIDAGIIDPTKVTRSALQNAASVAALLLTTEAVVANQPKPDAPMGGMGMDPGMGGMM from the coding sequence ATGGCAAAAGATATTAAATTTTCTGAAGACGCTCGTGCATCAATGTTACGTGGCGTAGACATTTTAGCTGATATTGTTAAAGTAACATTAGGACCTAAAGGAAGAAACGTTGTTTTAGAAAAATCTTATGGCTCACCGCTGATCACAAATGATGGCGTTACGATCGCAAAAGAAATTGAATTAGAAGATCATTTTGAAAATATGGGAGCACAACTTGTTTCAGAAGTGGCTTCTAAAACAAATGATATCGCTGGAGATGGAACAACAACAGCGACTGTATTGACTCAAGCAATCGTTCGCGAAGGCTTAAAAAACGTAACGGCTGGAGCAAACCCTGTTGGGATTCGTCGTGGGATCGAATTGGCTACAAAAGTTGCGGTAGAAGAACTATTTGCTATTTCTAAACAAGTAGATTCAAAAGAATCGATTGCTCAAATTGCTGCTATTTCTTCAGGAAATACCGAAACAGGAGAATTGATCGCAGAAGCAATGGAACGCGTTGGAACAGACGGCGTTATTACGATCGAAGAATCTAAAGGGATCGAAACAGAACTAAGCGTAGTTGAAGGAATGCAATTTGATCGTGGTTACCTATCACAATACATGGTAACAGATAACGACAAAATGGAAGCTAACTTAGAAAACCCATATATTTTGATCACTGATAAAAAAATCTCTAATATTCAAGAAATTCTTCCATTATTAGAACAAATCTTACAACAAGGACGTCCATTATTAGTTATCGCTGATGATGTTGATGGAGAAGCACTTCCTACATTAGTTTTAAATAAATTGCGTGGAACATTTAATGTCGTAGCTGTTAAAGCTCCAGGTTTTGGCGATCGTCGTAAAGCGATGCTTGAAGACATTGCTATTGTAACTGGCGGAACAGTTATCACTGAAGACCTAGGTCTAGAATTGAAAGATACAACTATTGAACAATTAGGACATGCAAGTAAAGTAGTTGTGACAAAAGATGCTACTACGATTGTTGAAGGTGCCGGCTCGACTGAAACCATTTCACATCGTGTATCTTTACTTAAAGCTCAAGCAGCTGAAACAACTTCAGAATTTGATAAAGAAAAATTACAAGAACGTTTAGCTAAACTTTCTGGTGGAGTAGCTGTTATCAAAGTTGGAGCTGCTACTGAAACAGAACTGAAAGAACTTAAATTACGTATTGAAGATGCTCTAAATGCAGCTCGCGCAGCTATTGAAGAAGGAATCGTTTCAGGTGGTGGAACTGCCTTGATCAATGTTCAACGTAAAGTTTCAGAAATTGAAGCAACTGGCGATGAAGCGACTGGTGTGAAAATTGTTTTACGTGCTCTTGAAGAGCCTGTTCGTCAAATCGTCACAAATGCTGGTCTTGAAGGTTCAGTAATTGTTGAGAAATTAAAAGGCGTTGATTTGGGCGTAGGGTATAACGCAGCTACTAATGAATGGGTAAATATGATCGATGCTGGTATTATTGACCCAACTAAAGTAACTCGTTCTGCTTTACAAAATGCAGCAAGTGTTGCAGCTCTATTGTTAACAACTGAAGCTGTTGTTGCAAACCAACCAAAACCTGACGCTCCAATGGGCGGAATGGGAATGGATCCTGGCATGGGCGGCATGATGTAA
- a CDS encoding dipeptidase, with product MNSIDMHCDVLYKMQKSQEPLNFKDSNQLDVNLERLKEGQVKVQAFAIFIEPDLPSDKQFAAVLEQINYYQKEVIGKNPEMKQIKKWPEIQELKEGEIGSFLTLEGVSSIGNDLSKLEHLLDAGVLSVGLTWNPANLAADGVGEPRGGGLTTFGFEIVKRLNERKVFTDVSHLSVKGFWDVMKCSSYPIATHSNVLSLCSHMRNLNDEQIKAMIERDAMIHIIFNPTFTVEDGKDKKVTINDLVPHIERLVKLNAVRTIGFGSDFDGISTHIEGLSHTGETQNLIQALLEKFTIEEVEGFAFQNFMDHLPQ from the coding sequence TTGAATAGCATTGATATGCATTGTGACGTCCTTTATAAGATGCAAAAAAGCCAAGAGCCGTTAAATTTCAAAGATTCAAATCAGTTAGATGTAAATCTTGAACGGTTAAAGGAAGGACAAGTAAAAGTCCAAGCCTTTGCGATTTTTATCGAACCGGACCTTCCTTCCGATAAACAATTTGCAGCTGTTTTAGAACAAATCAACTATTATCAGAAAGAAGTTATTGGTAAAAATCCTGAAATGAAACAAATAAAAAAATGGCCAGAAATCCAAGAGTTAAAAGAAGGCGAAATAGGGTCATTTTTGACTCTAGAAGGGGTATCTTCTATTGGAAATGATTTAAGCAAGTTAGAACACCTATTAGATGCAGGAGTATTATCAGTGGGGCTGACATGGAATCCAGCCAATCTCGCAGCGGATGGGGTTGGAGAACCAAGGGGTGGTGGATTAACGACTTTTGGATTTGAAATCGTTAAACGATTAAATGAGCGTAAGGTCTTTACAGATGTTTCTCATTTAAGTGTTAAAGGGTTTTGGGACGTCATGAAATGTTCAAGCTATCCCATTGCTACTCATTCAAATGTGCTTTCTCTTTGCAGTCATATGCGAAATTTAAATGATGAGCAGATCAAAGCGATGATTGAACGTGATGCTATGATCCACATCATCTTTAATCCAACATTTACTGTTGAAGATGGCAAAGACAAAAAGGTGACCATAAATGATTTGGTTCCTCATATTGAACGGTTAGTTAAACTAAATGCTGTTCGTACGATTGGTTTTGGCTCGGATTTTGATGGGATCAGCACGCATATTGAAGGACTGTCACATACCGGAGAAACCCAAAATCTTATCCAAGCTTTGCTTGAAAAGTTCACTATAGAAGAAGTTGAAGGATTTGCTTTTCAAAATTTTATGGATCATTTACCACAATAA
- a CDS encoding MFS transporter: MEIQKERFKYTLSEKSWILQDWANSAYSIMVTTAVFPLFFKAVSEGSGVSAVNSTAYLGYANAIGTLVVSLLAPILGAVADYKGYRNPMFTLATGLGIIATLSFAFIPNENWLLLLILYAVSSIGYGAANIFYDASLVDSTTLNRMDRISSAGYGWGYIGSSIPFVIFIFFQLTGILPISQSALIKGGFVATALWWLVFTIPYWKNVEQKTYIEKQPHIIKNSFLRLWKTINNVRQYRNVFLFLIAYFFYIDGVGTIFQMATAIGSDIGLAANDLIVVMMVSQFVAFPSSIIYGILAGRFGNKKMIYVGIITYTFICIYALTLDSLLTFITLAVLVGTAQGGIQALSRSLFGQLIPKQHANEFFGFYNIFGKFAAVVGPLLVGIISQTTGNSLNGVFALIILFIIGGSVLYFVEEPAREKKIG, translated from the coding sequence GTGGAAATCCAAAAAGAGCGATTTAAGTATACACTGTCTGAAAAGAGTTGGATCTTGCAAGATTGGGCTAACTCAGCCTACTCGATCATGGTAACGACAGCTGTTTTTCCCTTGTTTTTCAAGGCTGTTTCCGAAGGGTCAGGCGTTAGTGCAGTAAACTCGACAGCTTATTTAGGCTATGCAAACGCAATTGGGACTTTGGTTGTATCATTATTAGCGCCCATTTTAGGAGCAGTTGCTGATTACAAAGGTTATCGCAATCCGATGTTCACTTTAGCAACCGGCCTGGGAATTATTGCAACACTTAGTTTTGCATTTATTCCAAATGAAAATTGGTTATTATTATTGATTCTCTATGCTGTTTCTTCGATTGGTTATGGCGCAGCAAATATCTTTTACGATGCTTCATTAGTCGATTCTACAACCTTAAACCGGATGGATCGTATATCCAGTGCCGGATATGGTTGGGGCTATATTGGCAGTTCGATTCCATTTGTCATTTTTATTTTTTTTCAATTAACCGGTATTCTTCCCATTTCGCAAAGCGCTCTTATCAAAGGCGGATTTGTAGCAACGGCGCTGTGGTGGTTGGTCTTTACGATTCCATATTGGAAAAATGTCGAACAAAAAACCTATATTGAAAAACAACCGCATATCATTAAAAATAGTTTCTTAAGGTTATGGAAAACCATTAACAATGTTCGTCAGTACCGCAATGTCTTTTTGTTTTTGATCGCGTATTTCTTTTACATTGATGGCGTGGGTACTATCTTCCAAATGGCGACCGCTATTGGTTCAGATATTGGACTTGCAGCTAATGATTTGATCGTGGTGATGATGGTGAGTCAATTTGTCGCTTTCCCTTCTTCTATCATATATGGAATATTGGCTGGTCGATTCGGCAACAAAAAGATGATCTATGTTGGAATCATTACGTATACCTTCATTTGTATTTATGCTTTGACGCTAGATTCATTATTGACCTTCATTACATTGGCAGTGCTTGTTGGAACAGCTCAAGGCGGGATCCAAGCGCTTAGCCGTTCGTTATTTGGACAGTTGATTCCTAAGCAACATGCAAATGAATTTTTTGGCTTTTACAATATTTTCGGTAAATTTGCAGCCGTTGTTGGTCCTTTGTTAGTTGGTATCATCTCTCAAACGACGGGGAATTCCTTGAACGGAGTGTTTGCTTTAATTATTCTCTTTATTATAGGAGGATCTGTCCTTTATTTTGTTGAAGAACCAGCTCGTGAAAAGAAGATAGGCTAA
- a CDS encoding DUF6241 domain-containing protein translates to MKKIMLVLVAIMGIGVVVFFAFPMVEKAKENLVNESARHQAGGNEESEAVESVESVIVEESSLLSNRSRGNYLPFEEGEEEFMQDIHDMTHQKVYAEDKWGSVELNEQNINALLSILDETDFADEDYYREVFNLWKEGDFSDSVEVHNKIWNDQGGYIGKAERLLTPEEEQELVETNFR, encoded by the coding sequence ATGAAAAAGATTATGTTGGTATTGGTTGCGATAATGGGAATAGGCGTCGTTGTTTTCTTCGCATTTCCGATGGTAGAAAAGGCAAAAGAAAACTTAGTAAACGAATCCGCACGACATCAAGCCGGGGGAAACGAAGAATCCGAAGCGGTTGAAAGCGTCGAAAGTGTAATTGTAGAAGAATCATCACTATTAAGTAACCGGTCACGTGGGAACTATCTACCATTCGAAGAAGGCGAAGAAGAATTCATGCAAGATATTCACGACATGACACACCAAAAAGTATATGCCGAAGACAAATGGGGTTCCGTAGAACTAAACGAACAAAACATAAACGCTTTATTATCAATTTTAGACGAAACGGATTTCGCAGATGAAGATTACTACCGTGAAGTTTTTAATTTATGGAAAGAAGGCGACTTTTCTGATAGCGTTGAAGTGCACAATAAGATATGGAACGACCAGGGCGGATACATTGGTAAAGCTGAAAGATTATTGACGCCGGAAGAAGAACAAGAACTTGTCGAAACTAATTTCAGATAA
- a CDS encoding alkaline phosphatase family protein has protein sequence MKKQRLYIISLDAFGAKDLAYARTLPTFKYLLDRSALVEKVESIYPSLTYMAHTTIVTGVYPRKHGITNNTYIQPERKSPDWHWYAKDIKVPTLFDIAHEAGYSIASFLWPVTGRSRVINYNFAEVFANRPWQSQSLITLWSSSPKFIFDLERKFGKIRKGIKQPALDHFLTAGVVNTIHSKKPDLMAIHLVDLDSTRHRFGVDTKETRAAIKRMDEHLNQIITAMKEKGIFEETVLALFGDHYQLDAHTVVRLNQLFKTQGWLSENKDGTIQEWDVLAKGADGSCYIYTKPEVNLADVKNILERYPEQIETIYTQEEAAGLGADDTCSFLVEAKRGYYFVSGSDGPFLEEIGVDGKSVFHKGVHGYSPKKENYETTLFISGPGINANARIPSARLIDEGPTFLHAIGLEFPTEVDGEVLEILFEQEGCQ, from the coding sequence TTGAAGAAGCAGCGTTTATATATCATTTCTTTAGATGCTTTTGGGGCAAAAGATTTAGCATACGCCCGTACACTGCCAACCTTTAAATACTTATTGGATCGCAGTGCTTTAGTAGAGAAAGTAGAATCGATATATCCGTCATTGACCTATATGGCCCATACAACTATTGTAACAGGAGTTTATCCTAGAAAACACGGCATTACGAATAATACATATATACAACCTGAAAGAAAATCACCTGATTGGCACTGGTATGCAAAAGATATTAAAGTTCCCACCCTATTTGATATTGCTCATGAAGCCGGGTACTCGATTGCTTCTTTTCTATGGCCCGTTACGGGTCGAAGCAGAGTTATAAACTATAATTTTGCGGAAGTTTTTGCTAACCGACCTTGGCAATCACAGAGCCTTATTACATTATGGTCCTCATCGCCAAAATTCATTTTTGATCTAGAACGTAAATTCGGTAAAATACGTAAAGGTATCAAACAGCCAGCATTGGATCATTTCTTAACTGCTGGGGTCGTCAATACGATCCATTCTAAGAAGCCTGATTTAATGGCAATACATTTAGTTGATCTAGACAGCACGAGACATCGATTCGGTGTGGATACTAAAGAAACAAGGGCAGCTATTAAACGAATGGATGAGCACTTAAATCAAATTATCACAGCGATGAAAGAAAAAGGGATTTTTGAAGAGACTGTGCTAGCGCTATTTGGAGATCATTATCAGCTAGATGCCCATACCGTTGTGAGGTTGAACCAACTGTTCAAAACGCAAGGTTGGTTAAGCGAAAACAAGGACGGAACAATTCAAGAATGGGATGTATTGGCTAAAGGAGCAGATGGCTCGTGTTATATCTATACAAAACCTGAAGTGAATTTGGCTGATGTAAAAAACATTTTAGAACGGTATCCTGAACAAATTGAGACTATTTATACTCAAGAAGAAGCAGCTGGTTTAGGAGCTGACGATACCTGTAGTTTTTTAGTCGAAGCAAAGAGAGGGTACTATTTTGTCAGTGGAAGTGATGGACCATTTTTAGAAGAGATTGGGGTAGATGGGAAGTCAGTATTTCATAAAGGAGTACATGGATATAGTCCTAAAAAAGAGAATTATGAAACGACTTTATTTATTTCAGGTCCTGGGATCAACGCCAATGCCCGCATACCGTCAGCTCGATTGATCGATGAAGGCCCTACCTTTTTACATGCGATAGGACTTGAATTCCCGACAGAAGTTGATGGAGAAGTGTTAGAAATTTTATTTGAGCAAGAGGGGTGCCAATAG
- the gloA2 gene encoding SMU1112c/YaeR family gloxylase I-like metalloprotein, translating to MNIKKIHHVAIIASDYQKSKEFYTEVLGLEIIRENYRSERDSYKLDLKLGESEIELFSFPNPTKRPTQPEAAGLRHLCFYVDDFDEAIRLLNQKGIETEPVRIDEYTGGKFTFFKDPDGLPLEIHE from the coding sequence ATGAATATAAAAAAAATTCATCATGTTGCAATTATTGCATCTGACTATCAAAAATCAAAAGAATTTTATACTGAGGTCTTAGGTTTAGAAATCATACGCGAAAACTATCGGTCAGAACGAGATTCTTATAAGCTAGATTTAAAATTGGGAGAAAGTGAAATTGAATTATTTTCTTTCCCAAATCCAACAAAACGACCTACGCAACCTGAAGCAGCCGGGTTAAGACACTTGTGTTTTTATGTCGATGATTTTGATGAAGCTATCCGACTGTTGAATCAAAAAGGCATTGAAACAGAGCCGGTGCGAATAGACGAATATACAGGCGGGAAATTCACTTTTTTTAAGGATCCCGATGGGTTGCCGCTAGAGATACATGAATGA
- a CDS encoding GNAT family N-acetyltransferase, whose product MEQVKRKEKLNSEEICIELATTENLDQIVAICIEGYTRAAAVKDKQKVQKKVEEYYYPERILKEIENVSSKWSGWIVARLDEKVIGVIGGGIVDSKVAKISDLYIDPDYLRERIGKRLVDHLTQMQQLLGNHTQLASLFKSNKESLLFYEALGFKQIHDNSDNESSDFTSIEMVRDI is encoded by the coding sequence ATGGAACAGGTTAAAAGAAAAGAAAAGCTAAACTCTGAAGAAATTTGTATTGAATTAGCCACAACTGAAAATCTTGATCAAATTGTTGCTATTTGTATCGAAGGATATACTCGTGCAGCAGCTGTAAAGGATAAGCAAAAAGTACAAAAGAAGGTTGAAGAATATTATTATCCTGAAAGAATTCTAAAGGAAATTGAAAATGTATCCTCTAAATGGAGTGGGTGGATCGTTGCTCGACTAGATGAAAAAGTAATTGGCGTAATTGGTGGAGGCATTGTTGATTCTAAGGTAGCAAAAATTTCTGATTTGTATATTGATCCAGATTATTTAAGAGAAAGAATCGGAAAGCGTCTAGTCGATCACTTAACACAAATGCAGCAGTTATTAGGCAACCATACCCAGTTGGCCAGTTTATTTAAATCGAATAAAGAGAGTCTTCTATTCTATGAAGCTCTTGGTTTTAAGCAAATACACGATAACAGTGATAATGAGAGCTCGGATTTTACAAGTATTGAAATGGTCCGTGATATTTAA
- a CDS encoding DUF6241 domain-containing protein codes for MKNFILGLVGVIVLGGIIAVALISIEKSKENEITESIQVESSEPLPYEYSKKGFEQRVHEMTHQKVYAEPKWGAFEMKEENIDMLLSVLGETEMENEESYREILNAWKKGDFSNSVEVHNSIWSSNEGDTGEAERLTTPEEEKIFVEENFRMD; via the coding sequence TTGAAAAATTTTATTTTAGGATTGGTTGGAGTAATTGTGTTAGGAGGGATTATAGCTGTAGCACTTATATCTATCGAAAAGTCGAAAGAAAACGAAATAACAGAATCTATTCAAGTAGAATCAAGTGAGCCACTACCTTACGAATATTCAAAAAAAGGATTTGAGCAAAGAGTCCACGAAATGACACATCAAAAAGTATATGCGGAACCAAAGTGGGGCGCATTCGAAATGAAAGAAGAAAACATCGATATGTTGCTATCGGTACTAGGTGAAACTGAAATGGAAAATGAAGAATCCTATCGTGAGATATTGAATGCGTGGAAAAAAGGAGACTTTTCGAATTCAGTAGAAGTACACAATAGTATATGGTCTTCAAATGAAGGGGACACCGGGGAAGCGGAACGATTAACCACACCAGAAGAAGAAAAGATATTTGTCGAAGAGAACTTCCGAATGGACTAA
- the groES gene encoding co-chaperone GroES produces the protein MLKPLGDRVIIEVAKEEEKTISGIVLPGSAQEKPQTGSVIAVGEGRILENGSTVAVAVKVGDTVLFEKYAGTEVKYDGKEYLVVKEHDIVAVID, from the coding sequence GTGTTAAAACCATTAGGAGATCGTGTCATTATTGAAGTTGCTAAGGAAGAGGAAAAAACAATCAGCGGTATTGTTTTACCGGGTTCAGCGCAAGAAAAACCTCAAACAGGATCAGTCATAGCTGTTGGGGAAGGTCGTATTCTAGAAAACGGCTCAACAGTAGCAGTGGCAGTAAAAGTAGGCGATACTGTGCTATTTGAAAAATATGCTGGAACAGAAGTGAAATATGACGGGAAAGAATATTTAGTGGTAAAAGAACACGATATCGTAGCAGTCATAGATTAA
- the gloA gene encoding lactoylglutathione lyase, with protein sequence MVKKMLHTCVRVKDLEKSVEFYTNVLGFKEARRLDFPESKFTLVYLALDNDDYELELTYNYDQKESYTLGNGYGHVAIGVDDLGATQKEYKASGYEVTDLKGLPNNAAAFFFITDPDGYKIEVIQN encoded by the coding sequence ATGGTAAAAAAAATGTTGCATACTTGTGTTCGAGTGAAGGATTTAGAAAAATCGGTAGAATTTTATACAAATGTACTAGGCTTTAAAGAAGCACGTCGGTTAGATTTTCCAGAATCTAAATTCACACTAGTTTATCTTGCATTAGATAACGATGACTATGAATTAGAATTAACATATAATTATGATCAAAAAGAATCGTATACACTTGGCAATGGTTACGGCCATGTTGCAATCGGTGTGGATGATTTAGGAGCAACTCAAAAAGAGTATAAAGCAAGTGGTTATGAAGTTACAGATTTAAAAGGCCTTCCAAATAACGCAGCTGCTTTCTTTTTTATAACGGATCCTGATGGTTATAAAATCGAAGTTATCCAAAACTAA
- a CDS encoding ISL3 family transposase gives MSHNNCIRTALDLKDKNIFFDEKFCEEKRIKGFRSKVFYATLTYKPTHCECCGMKNHAYSIVKNGYLTSRVKWVSSTHYATSIRLKKQRFLCRACGVTFVARSPEIEEGCFIAKRVKQSIAVELADTISIKDLSKRHFVSPTTVDRVLKQLNQSVKNTFKSLPQHLSFDEFQSVKNVEGKMSFIYSNADTHEPIDILPTRLLLALRRHFLRYPYKTRMNVKTIVVDMNAAYFTLVKDLFPNAKVIIDRFHIVQLISRSLNQTRVQTMKQFHTSNSEDLKNYRKFKRYWQLLLKDSDDLNFKDYRYQRLFKKPLPNTEIIDYLLTLDETLKATYDLYQNLLYYSKKNDYKGFKDLVLKASPKELSPFMQTALKTLRKHLPRIKHTFMYPYSNGALEGSINKIKVIKRVAYGYRNFQNFRCRILISFKAKKSSARRFSHAA, from the coding sequence ATGTCTCATAATAATTGTATCCGAACTGCACTTGATTTAAAAGATAAAAATATCTTTTTTGATGAAAAATTTTGCGAGGAGAAACGAATCAAAGGGTTCAGATCAAAAGTTTTCTATGCCACTTTAACGTACAAACCCACTCACTGTGAGTGTTGTGGGATGAAGAACCACGCCTACTCTATTGTAAAGAATGGGTATTTAACCTCTAGGGTTAAATGGGTCAGTTCGACTCATTATGCAACGTCTATTCGATTAAAGAAGCAGCGGTTTCTTTGTAGAGCATGCGGTGTTACCTTTGTTGCACGTTCTCCTGAAATTGAAGAAGGTTGCTTCATCGCTAAACGGGTCAAACAGTCTATCGCGGTTGAATTAGCCGACACTATTTCTATAAAAGACCTGTCTAAACGGCATTTTGTTTCTCCTACCACTGTAGACAGAGTCTTGAAACAACTCAATCAGTCTGTTAAAAATACCTTCAAATCCTTGCCGCAACACCTCTCTTTCGATGAATTTCAATCCGTTAAAAACGTCGAAGGAAAAATGAGCTTTATTTATTCGAATGCAGACACACATGAACCAATCGATATCTTGCCAACTCGGCTGCTACTAGCTTTACGCCGTCACTTTCTTCGCTATCCCTATAAGACGAGGATGAACGTAAAAACGATTGTCGTAGACATGAACGCGGCCTACTTTACATTAGTTAAAGATCTCTTTCCTAATGCTAAAGTGATCATTGACCGTTTCCATATCGTTCAGTTGATATCACGCTCGTTGAATCAAACCAGAGTTCAAACAATGAAACAATTCCATACCTCTAATTCAGAAGATTTAAAGAATTACAGAAAATTTAAAAGGTACTGGCAACTCCTGTTAAAGGATTCAGACGACTTAAATTTTAAGGATTACCGCTATCAACGACTCTTTAAAAAACCTTTACCGAATACAGAAATCATCGACTACCTACTTACGCTCGACGAGACTCTTAAAGCGACGTATGATTTGTATCAAAATCTTCTTTATTATTCTAAAAAAAATGACTATAAAGGGTTTAAAGACCTTGTACTTAAGGCTTCTCCTAAAGAGTTATCTCCTTTTATGCAGACTGCCCTTAAAACCCTGCGTAAACACTTGCCTAGGATAAAACATACTTTTATGTATCCCTATTCTAACGGTGCTTTAGAAGGGTCAATCAATAAAATAAAAGTCATCAAACGGGTTGCTTATGGTTATCGGAATTTTCAGAACTTTAGATGTCGTATTTTGATTAGTTTTAAAGCAAAAAAAAGCAGCGCGAGAAGATTCTCTCACGCTGCTTAA